The following are from one region of the Paenibacillus sp. KS-LC4 genome:
- a CDS encoding carbon-nitrogen hydrolase family protein: protein MKPFMVAAVQYSLTGIADEAAFWGGITSTIQEAAGRGAELIVFPEYMTAHLLGFAEEMDHEAACRYLDSYTEDYVALMQKNSREQGLMILGGTHICKEEGKFYNKAFLFFPDGRVETQSKLHLTPEEQTRWPLTAGDSLNIVETSWGKLAMLTCYDIEFPELARLAADQGAELLLCPSYTDTSFGYYRVRLCAQARAIENQLFVVLSGIVGELGEDRPQVDRGYCQAGLFTPCDVPFAEDGILETGELNQDMFVMAELDFSMLRTNREQGLVAPFYDRRPDLYKQQENRLLREC from the coding sequence ATGAAGCCATTTATGGTAGCAGCTGTGCAATATAGCTTGACGGGCATCGCGGACGAGGCGGCATTTTGGGGGGGAATTACATCCACCATTCAGGAGGCCGCAGGACGTGGCGCTGAGCTTATTGTGTTTCCTGAATATATGACCGCACACTTGCTCGGTTTTGCGGAGGAAATGGATCATGAGGCAGCCTGCCGTTACTTAGACAGCTACACCGAGGATTATGTAGCGCTGATGCAAAAAAACAGCCGTGAGCAGGGCTTGATGATTTTGGGCGGTACCCATATTTGCAAGGAAGAAGGGAAGTTTTATAACAAAGCTTTCCTGTTCTTCCCGGACGGACGGGTAGAGACGCAAAGCAAGCTGCATCTTACGCCTGAGGAGCAAACACGCTGGCCGCTAACCGCAGGGGATAGCCTCAACATTGTAGAGACAAGCTGGGGCAAGCTTGCGATGCTGACCTGCTACGATATCGAGTTTCCAGAGCTGGCGAGGCTTGCTGCTGATCAAGGCGCGGAGCTGCTGTTATGTCCGTCCTACACGGACACCTCCTTCGGCTATTACCGGGTGCGTCTCTGCGCGCAGGCTCGGGCAATCGAGAACCAGCTGTTCGTTGTGCTTAGCGGCATCGTTGGGGAGCTTGGTGAGGATCGTCCGCAGGTGGACCGCGGCTATTGCCAGGCGGGGCTGTTCACGCCCTGCGATGTGCCTTTTGCCGAGGATGGCATATTGGAGACAGGTGAGCTGAATCAGGACATGTTCGTGATGGCAGAGCTGGATTTTTCCATGTTGCGCACGAATCGGGAGCAGGGGCTGGTCGCTCCTTTTTATGACCGCCGTCCTGACCTTTATAAACAACAAGAAAATAGGCTGCTGAGGGAGTGCTGA
- the greA gene encoding transcription elongation factor GreA, producing the protein MSNDREEIILTQEGLAQLEAELDDLKYVKRKELAARIKLAISYGDLKENSEYHSAKNDQSFMETRIIILEKMLKKARVIDVGALDTSRVNIGFTVILNDVEFAEKLEYKIVGTEEADVASNKISYESPLGKELMGKEVGSIISVNAPMGIIQYELLEIKA; encoded by the coding sequence ATGTCGAACGATAGAGAAGAAATTATTTTAACGCAAGAGGGGCTTGCTCAGCTCGAGGCGGAGCTTGACGATCTCAAATATGTGAAGCGCAAGGAGCTCGCAGCCCGGATCAAGCTGGCCATCAGCTATGGCGACTTGAAGGAGAACAGCGAGTACCATTCTGCTAAAAACGACCAGTCCTTCATGGAAACTCGAATTATCATTTTGGAGAAAATGCTTAAGAAGGCCCGCGTCATTGATGTGGGAGCACTGGATACGAGCCGGGTCAACATTGGCTTCACCGTTATTTTGAATGATGTGGAATTCGCGGAGAAGCTGGAATACAAAATCGTAGGCACGGAAGAGGCCGATGTAGCAAGCAATAAAATCTCCTACGAAAGCCCGCTCGGCAAAGAGCTGATGGGCAAGGAAGTAGGCAGCATTATCAGCGTAAATGCACCGATGGGCATCATTCAATACGAATTGCTCGAAATTAAGGCGTAG
- a CDS encoding GNAT family N-acetyltransferase — translation MTADPIAQFEKKMIIRNIEMADIDQIIALQLICFPNMAPWKKVQLESHLRIFPEGQICVELDGEIIGSCSSLIVNFDDYLEQHTYSEITDKGFIRNHNPRGESLYGMEVMVHPDYRRMKIGRRLYEARKRLAEKLNLKSIIVGGRIPGYHKYSDKLTPREYAEEVLQQNIYDSVLTFQMMNGFTLKRILTNYLPDDDDSMSYASLLEWNNIDYKPSNNKIHYKLSFPVRICVVQYMMKKIDSFEEFATQCEHYVDVAADYKSDFVVFPENVTMQLLSFLDDDRSPSLAVRKLTTFTAEYVELFTELAVKYNVNIIGGSHFVERNNRIYNVGHLFRRDGTIEQQYKLHISPNERKWWGINGGDRLEVFDTDCGKISIQLSSDIEYPELSRAVAEAGAQLIFVPFCAEDRQTFLRVKYCAQARAVENQVFTVTSGTVGNLTHVDNVDIQYAQSGVYTPADSSFPRDGIAGECSENTETIIMVEVDMEILQRYRKSKDVLTFRDRRTDIYSLQIHS, via the coding sequence ATGACAGCCGATCCTATTGCTCAGTTTGAGAAAAAAATGATCATCCGCAATATAGAAATGGCAGATATCGACCAAATTATTGCGTTGCAGCTCATTTGCTTTCCTAATATGGCTCCATGGAAAAAAGTACAGCTCGAAAGTCATCTTCGCATTTTTCCTGAGGGGCAAATTTGCGTAGAGCTGGATGGCGAGATTATTGGCTCCTGCTCCAGCCTGATCGTCAACTTCGATGACTATTTGGAGCAGCATACGTATTCGGAAATTACGGATAAAGGCTTTATCCGCAACCATAACCCGCGAGGCGAGAGCTTGTATGGAATGGAGGTTATGGTGCACCCCGATTACCGGAGGATGAAAATCGGCAGGCGGCTTTATGAAGCGCGCAAGCGGCTGGCTGAGAAGCTTAATCTAAAAAGCATTATAGTCGGGGGGCGCATACCCGGCTATCACAAATACAGCGACAAGCTGACGCCGCGGGAGTATGCGGAGGAAGTGCTGCAGCAAAATATCTATGATTCGGTGCTGACGTTCCAAATGATGAACGGCTTTACGCTCAAGCGGATTTTGACGAACTATTTGCCCGATGATGATGATTCGATGAGCTATGCCTCCTTGCTGGAATGGAACAATATTGATTATAAGCCGAGCAACAACAAAATCCATTACAAGCTTTCATTTCCAGTGCGTATTTGCGTCGTTCAATATATGATGAAGAAAATCGACTCCTTCGAGGAGTTTGCGACCCAGTGCGAGCATTACGTCGATGTTGCGGCCGATTATAAATCAGATTTTGTCGTGTTCCCGGAAAATGTGACGATGCAGCTGCTCTCTTTCCTCGACGATGATCGGTCGCCTAGCCTTGCGGTGCGCAAGCTGACGACCTTCACAGCGGAATACGTGGAGCTGTTCACGGAGCTTGCTGTGAAATACAATGTCAACATTATTGGCGGCTCGCATTTTGTGGAACGGAATAACCGCATTTACAATGTAGGGCATTTATTCCGCCGCGACGGGACGATTGAGCAGCAGTACAAGCTGCATATTTCGCCAAATGAGCGCAAATGGTGGGGCATCAACGGAGGCGACAGGCTTGAGGTATTCGATACCGATTGCGGCAAAATTTCAATTCAGCTCAGCAGCGACATTGAATATCCGGAGCTGTCGCGTGCCGTGGCGGAGGCCGGGGCGCAGCTGATTTTCGTTCCCTTTTGCGCGGAGGATCGCCAGACCTTTCTAAGGGTTAAGTATTGCGCTCAGGCGCGGGCGGTCGAAAATCAAGTGTTTACGGTTACCTCGGGAACCGTCGGCAATTTGACCCATGTGGACAATGTGGATATTCAATATGCACAGTCCGGCGTATATACGCCAGCTGATTCCTCATTCCCGCGAGACGGCATTGCCGGAGAGTGCAGTGAAAATACAGAGACGATTATCATGGTCGAAGTCGACATGGAAATTTTGCAGCGCTACCGCAAGTCCAAGGATGTGCTGACGTTCCGCGACCGCAGGACGGACATCTATTCCTTGCAAATTCATTCGTAG
- the rlmN gene encoding 23S rRNA (adenine(2503)-C(2))-methyltransferase RlmN, translating to MMKPSIYGLTFEQLTAWLLEYGHKKFRATQVWEYLYRKRVTSFEEMTDVNAECLKLLAEHFAIQTLAEHTLQESADGTRKFLFKLSDGNLIETVLMKHKFGLSVCVTTQVGCNIGCSFCASGLLAKSRDLTSGEIVEQVMKAQLYLDKEQQGDRVSHLVVMGIGEPFDNYTNLVDFLQVIKDQKGLAIGPRHITVSTSGLTKKIMDFADNDLGVNLAISLHAPNNELRTRIMKINRALPIEKLMEAIDYYLAKTKRRITLEYILLKDMNDQVEHALELVELVADRGPLVNVNLIPYNPVDEHSQYQRSEPESIRAFYDTIKKNGLSCSVRLEHGTDIDAACGQLRSKQIKASKDQVPQESAAR from the coding sequence ATGATGAAACCATCCATTTATGGATTAACCTTCGAGCAGCTAACCGCCTGGCTGCTGGAGTATGGACATAAGAAATTCCGCGCGACGCAGGTGTGGGAGTATTTGTACCGGAAACGGGTCACGTCCTTTGAGGAAATGACGGACGTTAATGCGGAATGCTTGAAGCTGCTTGCCGAGCATTTTGCCATCCAGACGCTGGCAGAGCATACCCTTCAGGAGTCGGCGGATGGAACGCGCAAATTTCTGTTCAAGCTCAGCGACGGCAATTTGATCGAGACGGTGCTGATGAAGCATAAGTTTGGCCTGTCCGTCTGTGTGACGACGCAGGTAGGCTGCAACATCGGCTGCAGCTTCTGTGCGAGCGGGCTGCTGGCGAAGAGCCGCGACCTGACAAGCGGCGAAATCGTTGAGCAGGTGATGAAGGCGCAGCTGTATCTGGATAAGGAGCAGCAGGGCGACCGCGTCAGCCATCTGGTCGTTATGGGCATTGGCGAACCGTTCGACAACTATACGAACCTGGTCGATTTTCTGCAGGTCATCAAGGATCAAAAGGGGCTGGCAATTGGCCCGCGGCATATTACCGTTTCGACAAGCGGCTTGACTAAGAAGATTATGGATTTTGCCGACAACGATCTTGGCGTCAATCTGGCGATTTCGCTGCATGCGCCGAATAATGAGCTGCGCACGCGCATTATGAAGATTAATCGCGCATTGCCGATTGAGAAGCTGATGGAAGCCATTGATTATTATTTGGCCAAGACGAAGCGGAGAATTACGCTCGAATATATTTTGCTCAAGGATATGAATGATCAGGTGGAGCATGCGCTTGAGCTGGTCGAGCTTGTCGCTGATAGAGGGCCGCTCGTAAATGTGAATCTCATTCCCTATAATCCTGTCGATGAGCATAGCCAGTATCAGCGCAGCGAGCCGGAGTCGATTCGGGCGTTCTATGATACGATTAAGAAAAATGGCCTCAGCTGCAGCGTTCGACTGGAGCATGGTACGGATATTGATGCGGCCTGTGGACAGCTTCGCAGCAAGCAAATTAAGGCATCCAAGGATCAAGTGCCGCAGGAAAGCGCGGCTAGATAG
- the speD gene encoding adenosylmethionine decarboxylase: MEYSTYGRHVAMDAWGIAFEHLNAADLLSQQMVQAAEASGATILSVQAEQFEPQGATVLVMLSESHMSIHTYPEKGFAALDCYTCGDTVDPHVAIQAMLVFLQPKETAEVKMTRGMGELVIQRYPLANRMESDAKVPASVLGSEQGK; this comes from the coding sequence ATGGAATATTCAACGTATGGCCGCCATGTCGCAATGGACGCATGGGGCATTGCATTCGAGCATTTGAACGCCGCTGATCTACTGAGTCAGCAAATGGTACAAGCAGCAGAGGCGAGCGGCGCGACGATATTATCCGTACAGGCTGAGCAGTTCGAGCCGCAGGGTGCGACGGTGCTCGTTATGCTGTCGGAGAGCCATATGTCGATCCATACGTATCCCGAGAAGGGCTTCGCTGCGCTCGACTGCTACACCTGCGGCGACACCGTCGATCCGCATGTTGCTATTCAGGCGATGCTTGTGTTCCTTCAACCGAAGGAAACAGCTGAGGTGAAAATGACGAGAGGGATGGGAGAGCTCGTTATTCAGCGCTACCCGCTAGCGAATCGAATGGAGTCCGACGCGAAGGTGCCAGCTTCCGTCCTTGGAAGCGAGCAAGGGAAATGA